From the genome of Prionailurus bengalensis isolate Pbe53 chromosome D1, Fcat_Pben_1.1_paternal_pri, whole genome shotgun sequence:
aaatattcaaaaatacacACTACCTATGGCGAAGAACTACTAAAACaagtaaggaaatgaaataaatcgACTTTTCAGAAGTGGGAATTATGgataatattttttcccatttttctgatCAGGTTTGCTCAGCAAATAATTTctaagaggaaataagaaaaaactgGCATGATCGCTATAAAACAAACAGTAGATTTGTAACGATAAGTAATACCGCAGACTTTTCACTTGTCGCATTTGGGGACGCTTGGTAGAAAGGTTCCAGGTACGTTCGGCTTCCTATTTTGTTACCGTGGGTTCTTCTTTGGGGTACTTTGGAGGAGGGTCATTTTGCTACGGCTCTCGCAGCATCAGGCTCCTCCCTGCCTCACTGGGGAAAGGCTTACCTCTAAAGATGAAGATAAGGTCACGGGAGGCGTGCTCGTAGGCGGCGTCGATGCGGTTGGGAAGTTCCGGCCAAAAGGATTTTGTTAAAAACAGCTCTGCGTCCACCTGCTGGGGGTGCAGGCGCCAGAAGAATCTACCAGAAAAGGAGAAGCGCACAGTTTGCCGTCACAGTCTTGAAGTGTAGATATTTCTGGTCCTGCTAGCCGTgccccccccacccatctccacaTCCACACAGGGAAGTTGGGGCGATCATCCCCCTCACTTGTGGACGTTTCCCTTCCGTGCCAGCTGGAAAAGCTGCTGTCTCAAGTAGGAAGGTTTGAAATCTCACAGACCCTCGAAGGCCCCACGGCCTTCGTGAGTTACGGCCACGCTTTGTTCAGTTTTGCAAATGGTGCAAGTGGTGAGCGAAtgcgccaggcactgtgttaggctcCGGAAAGAAACCTGGGGTTACAAAAACTATGTCTTCCAAGATTTTGGGGCCTAGACGCAGATGCCTGAGAAAATGCCTGGGCTACAGTGTAACCAGAGCTCTACTAGGGGAGGTAGGAAGGCTATTGGACCACAGACAAGGGATCGGTtaattgatggatgaataaatgaacaagttaACAAATCAGCATATGAGAACAATGTTCTAAGGTGAAGTTAAAAATTCATTGTTCGCTCCCCACAGGGAGGTCCAGGTTTTAAATAACTCGCTCTCCCAAATTCCCACATACGTTACCAGAAAAAAAGTCTTCCCAAACCAAAAGGAATTCACGTGGACACTGTAACCACTTACTAATACAGGGATTGATTTCAAAATGCGTGTTTTTAAGACAAACAACCTGGTTTTCTACATTTACTTGGTTATCTTTACAGGAACGAATGTAACCAAAGTCATAAAGAGAGGCTGCGTTAGGCCAAGAATCCCCATTGAAAAGTAAGGTGTATATCTAGGAGTCATTCATTTCATCCGAAACAcgtaaaaaaaaacaccaaaaaccgaaaaagaagaaaaccaaactgCCCAAAGATGTCTTATTTTCGCTGTTAACTTCACGTCTGGAAATCTGCCTGGATGTGCGGCAATGCACAGGTCTAGCTGATGAACGTCTGTGACCCGCAAGTTGTGCAAAGCAGAATCACAAGCACCTGTCTTTAAAGATCATGGTCTCTCCTCGGAGACTGGTGATGGCGTCGAGGGTCAGGGACGGGTCACATTTGTCCGGCGTTTTGGGATGTTTCGGGTTGGGGTCCTCATCTCCCGGGCCTGCAGTCGTGACACAAAGGGCAGAAGGTGACGAGGATGGCCTCTCGGATGACCCAACCCCGCTAATGCACAGCAGGCGGGTCCCCTCCAAGGAGGGTGACAGGTCCTCAGCCTCTGCGTCATGATGCACACACGATGTgaccctgctccctgcccccactcttgCGGCGCCCCCTGCTCTCGTCCTTCCAGACCCCTGGACACCCTTCTCAAGTACAAGTTCAGGTTTGAGGCTGGTGTTAGGGATGGGTGGGCTGCAGGAGGGCACCCTCCGCGGGCTTTGCCCCAGCTGCAGACGGGCTGCTGCCGAGAGACACATTCGAGCCACTCCTGGTGGCTCGTCATCCCCGAGGGAGCCTCGCCCCAGCTGTCACCTGCTGGCAGTGTCCCGTCCGCGCTGGCTGCCTCCCCAGTCCACCCCAGCACCGCTCTGCAtgcccagccaggccccccagccACACTCGCATGCCATGAGCGTGTGGCCCCCGCACCCCCCGGCTCACGCGCGTGCCGGGCACAGTGACAACTCTGAGCTGCCTTCTCCCCACTGAGTTCATCCTTTGCCCCATCAAGCGCCTCACTCCCAACCCTGGAGAAGTAAGGAGAAAGGCTGGCCCACGCCCACGCTGGCTGCCCCCGCAGACTTGAGCGCACAGGGGGAAACAGGAAGTGTCCCGAGCTCTGTGCTCAGAAGCGTTTACACCGACGACCCTCCACTGTGGCTttagccctcttttttttttttttaattttttttttaacatttatttatttttgagacagagagagacagagcatgaacgagggaggggcagagagagagacggagacacagaatcggaaacaggctccaggctctgagctgtcagcacagagcccaacgcggggctcgaacccacggaccgtgagatcatgacctgagctgaagttggacgcttaactgaccgagccacccaggtgccccgctttaGCCCTCTTTACAGCAGGCAAGTGTGCTTGTTTCGGGAGAGGTTTAATTACTTTGTAAACGTGGCTGAAaatttggaaggaagaaagaggagattcTTACGACAGTCGCTGTAGATGTTGGTTAAGTCACCACAGGCTGCTTGAACAGTTTCTATGGTGGTAAACTGGAGGGGTTGAAGGAACGCCCAGGATTTACAGAAGCCGGTCAAGACCTCACTGTCACCCTTGGCCCCTGTCCTGCAGATTCTCTACTTAAGCTCTGGGGCTTAGTTGCTTCATTGGCCAAATGGggaattaattaaatattttccttccttatgGCAGAGGTGTCTTAAGGgtatcaaaatacaaaatacaagtAAGAATCTGCAAAATCTTTGGAGAATAGAACACTTTCTACTTGAGCAGGTCgtctgattcagaaaaaaaagaataaaagggtaTGTTTTTCTAGGTTCTAATAACAAccaggaggtgcctgggtagctcagtcagttaagcatctgactctggctcaggtcatcatctcacggtttgtgggttctggctctgtgctgatactcagagcccagagcctgcttcagattctgtgtctccctctctctctgtccctcccctgctcatactctgcaccccctttctctcccaaaaatgaataaacgttaaaaaaaaaaacagaaccaggACAGTAATATTGGTCATGAGAAATTCactaatgattttgaaaataagtgCCTGTACCTATTCTGTTTCTAAACTGATAAATTAAGAGTTACCATAGAGAGACTGGATCCCTTGTACGTCGTCATCAGGAAGCATGAAGTGGCTTTGGCCAGTGTAGGTGTAGATGGGAAACATGAGTGCTCCTGGGTCCTTGGAGTGGTCGAGACCTAAGGAGTGGCCAAACTCGTGGGCAGCGACAAGAAACAAGTTGTAACCTGTAAGGAAACAAGGAAATGATGAGAAAACCAGGTCGTCTGATGACCAGTGGACAGAATGctattttcttcatgtatttctctttcttggtaattttactgtttttttaacattaatattcAGTTGGTTGAAGGAAGATTCAAAATATGGATTTAATCCTTATAAAGAATGGAGTGTTTTCTTTGATTATCGCTGCCTACATAATTAGAGTATCAACAGATTGCTCTCGAATAAGTAGTCATCAGTGGGGATTTACTGCGAAGACACTAAAAATGATTGTTCTCTCAGGCCAGGTGAGGAAAGGGGACAGTGGTGGCCTCAAAGGAGGAGTCACGGGAAGTCACATAGGGCGGTACAGATCAAGGGTGTTTCTAGAACATCATCAGAACAAGAGGCACCATGACAAGGGATGACGGCCAAGTATGGCGGATGCACTAAATAGCGTCTCTGGGAATCTACTTGGGAACAAATCCCAACCAAACGATCCTTTCCAGAATGTCTGTAGACGCtacaatttaagaaatacagGCCCTGGAGATGATCGGTCCGCTGTCCCCTATTTTAGCAGGCCACTGTGTCACCGTTTCTACGTGACTTCCTCTAGTCATTCTTTCTGCCAATATCTGAGCCTCTTCGTACTAGTATTTTaaactggaaaatatatatatataaaaggttGGAAAAAACACATGGAAGCTGGAGTCGGTGGTTTAAGTTTGACCTGAAACACCACTTGCCATCAGAGCCTGTCCTCAAAGAAAAGGTACAACCAACTTAGTAACACGTGCAGACCGTAGGAGCAACGAAAGCTCACGTGATCCGAGTGACAAGAAATTCTTCACTGAAACGACCAGCGGTAGAGCCATTCCTGGCCTTCCCATGAAACATTAATCGTGGTTTGTGTGtgaatattttccttcatttcagcTAAATATTTCAAACCCAGGATTTATGCAGGAACCCAAAACTCGGGTTCATTGTGGTTCTATCTTAACAGCACTAGATGTTATTCTGTCTGCCTAAAATCATTCTTACCTGTGTAATAATTCAGAACACAAATATGCAAAGTCTCACCTTTCCTTCCAAAGATAGCTTGGAGGCACTGGAGCTCAGGCGTTGGTCAGGCAAGGCCCAGTTTTACTCTTTGGAAACATAATCCATCTGATTTAAGTGAAGAACTTTAGCCTCTATGAGGACTACCTCTAATTATCACAACCAACAGTCAATACAGCTCCATACTTAAGTCCTACTTGGAACAATCTCGCTTTTCTTcctaaattaatattttgaattcttttcagttttgaCGATTCAACTACCGACTGAATTCATTCAACAATGGGTTTCACTTTGCTCTTATATGCTCTGTATATGTATCTGTTTCGTGCCGTTTCGAGTAAGACATATCTTGATCTGTTGTAAGGGTGTTTATAAAATCAGTGACATACACATGTCTCAAACAAGTAACACAtataacagaaaacagaaaattgacTGCACTTGTGCTATTTCtgtcatggaaaaaaaaactatttcgaCTCACATCCAACTCATCTATGACTTGCCTATCCAGCCCTAATAGTTTTTAGGTACGTGTTTGTAACAAACTGTACTTCCTTAACACGCCAAAAGGTAATCTGTAGTAACACCACCTTGGCTGACAGAAGGACATGTTGGTCCTAATTTAAAGTTAGCTAGTATCCCTCAGGCCACTAAACCGAACTGCTCACTTCTAATGTTTCACACAGGTTTGTAGAAATGTCACTTGTAGAGACTAATAAACATAAGACacatttgtaattgttttgaaaaatagaagcaactatcaaatataatttatggtGTGCTCCGTAATTTCTTGTCAATGGGATCACTGTCTCATCTAATCTAGTAATCGTGACATATCTTCATCAGAAATATTACCTTTGGAAGTACTTGTCCATGTTTCGTCATCATCAAAATGGGCGTCGCCTCCATAATTTGGCCCAGGAGGAAAAGCATGAGCCAGCAGACCAGAGGGTCCATCAAATGGGTAGAAGTCGCCATGCTCTACACACAAAAGCAAGAGTTCAGAATCTAATTATACCCACTAGTGCCCGGCACAATGCTGGGTGGATTCTGTAAAAAGTGATGAATGAccgaaaggagggaaaaaagaatggagacaaGTAATGAGCAGCATGTAAAAATGTCTCCACAATGTCATCACCTTTAGTTCCAAAAGAGATCATGATGTCAGCAGTGCCGTCATGGAGTCTGGTGAAGTTCAGTGGTGTCACATCAGACCAAACTTTGAGGGCTTTTTTGAATGCCTTTTCGACTTCAGAATGAGTCAGATCAGGGGTATAATTCACAATCCTATTTAACAGAGAAAGTTTCGATTACATTTCTGGAAGGCAAAGGGTATTTGAGAACATATTTTCTTGgaatactgcttttttttttttttaattttttttttcaacgtttatttatttttgggacagagagagacagagcatgaacgggggaggggcagagagagagggagacacagaatcggaaacaggctccaggctctgagccatcagcccagagcccgacgcggggctcgaactcacggaccgcgagatcatgacctggctgaagtcggacgcttaaccgactgcgccacccaggcgcccctggaatactGCTTTTTGACTCTAATGCCATGCCTTCTCTGAAAGTTCTGGTAGAGGTCCATCATTTCAAAGAACTTAGCAATTATGAGCCCATACAAAGGTAACAAAATGAATTCAGTCAGACATTTGACTATCTCCAAATATCTGGCCACTTGGAATCTTACACTTAAAGTattcacatatttaatttaaaaaaatgttttaatgtttacttatttttaagagagagagacagagcatgagcaggggaggggcagagagagagggagacagaatctcagcaggctccaggctcccagctgtcagcacagagcccgaggcgggactcgagctcacgaactgtgagatcataacctgagttgaagtcggacgctcaactgattgagccccccaggcgtcccaaagTATTCATATACTTAATAAAACTTATACTGAATGATACAAGTTTGCAATTGTATCGCTATACCCCAAAAATGCAATAGCTCTGTGAAGTTCCTAGAGACAGCAGGACTCTCCACTTTTAAGCACTATTAGTAAATATGCCTGATGTAGTACATTTGCAAATTTTATTAAACCTACTTTTACTTCTAATTTGatctcttttctaaaaaaaaattactttgaggTTTTTAACATACAGTAATGCTGGGTTAACGAAACAATAATAGATGTTAGGGGACGTTCTCACCAATAGTAGTAACGTCATCGGTGGAATTCTTTAACTTCTAGTTAAATATTTAAAGCCTATCTTTAACAAACGGGACCAAACATGCTCTGTCCTCTACAGCCTGTGCTGAAAATTAGGCATTTCATGCTGTTTTCTAAAGTAGCAAATCTTAAAGAAAGATAACCTCTGACATACCTGTAGGTTAAGTTCGTCTTGGACCACTTGAGCGTTCGAGGGAAAACGTTGTACTCGCCCACATCGGGGACCCCACACCTCGGTTTCTTCATGATGTCTAAGGTGTTGTCATCGAGCTGGCCGGTGACCTCTAAGCCAAAAAAGGCTTGCATTTCTCGGAGCCTGTCGGCCACGGAGCTCGTGGCCGCTTTCTTCAGGATTCCAGCGGGATTCATCGGGTAGTAGTAGGATTTCAGGTAGCGCTGGAAGAGAGAACAGAAGCACCTGCTGGGAAAGGGAAGGGCGTCGGGGAGACGGGGCGCACCGCTGGGACCGGCCGGATGCTGTACCTCTGCCAACTGGAAGTCTTCCTCGGACAGGTCGTCGTCACCGTcgctgggaaggggcagggaccGACAGCGAGCCCAGCTCCAGAGGAGGAGGGCGGCGAGGAAGGCCCGGTGCATCCTGACGGCTGTGCCCGGAGGCTGCTGGCCGCCCGCAGACGCGCACCTTTATTTTATAGACCTGCAGGGGTGACTCATCGTCTGAGGACACGCTCCGCTTCCTAGGGAGCTGAAAGTAAACATGCTTACAGGGcgacttttcctttcctcccaagAAGTGTGGTTTGTGGGAGAATTTGAGGGAAATAGGAAACGAGGCCATCTCTCATTTCAGCAGGGGCCCAAAAACCATCTGGCCAAACAAACGGCCTCAGCACATTGAGGGATGCGGTGGGAAGAAACAGACTAGTGAGTTGTTCGCTTCACTGGGAACAAGGTTGTTCCCTCCGTAGGAAAGCAGCCACCGTTACTTTTCTCGGAGAAGAAAATCAAGACGCTGCACTGCTTCCCTACAGGCACACTGAGTCCTGCTTCTACAGCCTCTGTACCCCTGCGACCTGCAAACATCACTGTCCCCAAAGCAATTACAGGGGGCAACGCCGTCTACCTGAGGCCGCAGACTGGACCAGACCCACGCTCGGAGCCCCGGAGGCACCAGGGGACGTCCACGGCGTTGATGCGACGGTTGACATCTAAAGGCTCTGGTGTGGCCCCTAACAGACGCGGAGTCCTGCTCAAATGCCCGGCGGGTCCAGGACGAGGGAGGAGAAGATTCTGGAAGACAGCGTAACGGCCACCACATATTGAGGGATCACTACCC
Proteins encoded in this window:
- the MMP13 gene encoding collagenase 3, which produces MHRAFLAALLLWSWARCRSLPLPSDGDDDLSEEDFQLAERYLKSYYYPMNPAGILKKAATSSVADRLREMQAFFGLEVTGQLDDNTLDIMKKPRCGVPDVGEYNVFPRTLKWSKTNLTYRIVNYTPDLTHSEVEKAFKKALKVWSDVTPLNFTRLHDGTADIMISFGTKEHGDFYPFDGPSGLLAHAFPPGPNYGGDAHFDDDETWTSTSKGYNLFLVAAHEFGHSLGLDHSKDPGALMFPIYTYTGQSHFMLPDDDVQGIQSLYGPGDEDPNPKHPKTPDKCDPSLTLDAITSLRGETMIFKDRFFWRLHPQQVDAELFLTKSFWPELPNRIDAAYEHASRDLIFIFRGRKFWALNGYDILEGYPKKISELGFPKDVKKISAAVHFEDTGKTLFFSGNQVWSYDDSNHAMDQDSPRLIEEDFPGIGDKVDAVYEKNGYIYFFNGPIQFEYSIWSNRIVRVLPANSLLWC